The Deltaproteobacteria bacterium genome contains the following window.
TGGAAATCTGACCCGGCGCTAGGTTCGCGATCAATTTAGGAATGAAGAACGGGGACACTCTCTTGAGGCGAGTTTCGAGGAAGACCTTGTGGTACTCCTCAATACTAGAAAGCCCGGCGATACCGACGCCGACGATGACGCCGACCAGATCTTCGTTTTCAGGCGTGATGGGCAGGCCGGATTCGTCCATCGCCATCTTTGCCGCTGCCATGGCGTATTGGATGAAGAGATCCATTTTCTTGATCTCTTTTTTCTCGATGAAGTCCTCGGGATGAAAATCCCGGATTTCTCCACCGATGCGGGTGGGGAAGTCGGTAACATCGAACCGGGTGACGTGACTGATACCGGAGCGACCTTCCATGAGGGCTTGCCAGTTTTTCTCGACACCTGTTCCCAGGGGCGTGACCAGCCCCACGCCGGTGATAACGACACGGCGCGCGTTTTCCATAGTCCTCCTGCCTTTATGTCCGGGTGTAAAATTGGAGAGTTGACGCATCTTAATGACTCTGTTTCTTGACTGTCAACTCCTAGGATCGTTTGGGGAGACGACAATCCCCCAGTCACAAGACGCCAATCCTGCCATACCCGGCGCTCCAGAGGCTGAGATAAAGTGCCGTCACGGCTAACACTGCTGCAACTGCGAGGGTATCCGCTCCTGTCCACGGCATCCGTGGGAATGCGGTCCTGGGGCGTCCGGAATTAAATCCGCGCACCTCCAGGGCAATGGCCATCTGGTCGGCGCGGCGCAACGCACCCATGAACACGGGAATTAACACCAGGACGTAATGGCGCAAGCGCTGAAACAAGGGTCCGCTGTTGATATCCAGCCCACGACAACGTTGCGCCTGCACAACGGTCAAAGCAGATTCGAGAAACAGCGGGACTAAGCGAAACGCCAGGGTCAACGTGAAACTGATGCGATAGGGTAGACCCAAGAGCGTAAAGGCATAGGCGAATTCTTCGATCCGCGTGGTGGAGAGAAACAGCGCCCCGGTAGTGAGAAAGGTCCCCAGTTTTGTTGCCATGCCGAGGCCGTACAACACGCCTTCCTGGGTGATGGGAAGAAATGGCAGCGCCGGAAAAGGAGTGCCGTTTCGGTAAAACACGCTCCAGATGAGCACAGGAAAAATGGCGATAAAGAGAAACAAGACGCGGATGCGCCGCAGCGTCGGCGTGGATTTGGTCCACAGGATCAGCGCGCCAATGCCGGCACTGAGCGGGAGAATGAAGAGCGGATGTTCCATAACAAAGGCAGAAACGAAGAACAACAGCAGAGCTGCCACCTTTACTAAAGGATGGCGGCGGTGCACGAACGTCTGATGGTCCAGATAGAGAAAAAGCGCCATAGCTGGGAAAACTATGAAACAGACTGCGAATCGCTCTCGCCGAGCCGAGAGGAAAGGCGTGCCTCGGAATGCACCGCCGCAAGATATTCGTCCACGGACAGGAACGTGCGATCGAAGTGCAAGCCCAGCCGTGTGACCTCGGGCGGACGAAAAGCGGCGCTCGCGCACAGGTCGGGGCGGGCACAGAGCCCACGCAACGAACCATCCCAGACGAGCTGTCCGCGCGCCATCAGCAACGCCCGTTCCGCATATTCTGCCGCCACCCAAGGGACATGCGTGATAATAATGATGGTGCGACCTTCGGAGTGCAGACGGCGGAGCAGCTGCATCATGCGCAGTTGCTCGGGATAATCGAGTCCGGTGGTAGGTTCGTCGAGAATCAACAGACGCGGGCGCAACGCCAGGAGCGCCGCTACCGCTAACCGTTGGCGTTCTCCTCTGCCCAACAGAAAAGGATCATGCGTTCGCAAGGCACTTAACCCGACGGCCTCCAGCGCCTCCTCAATTCGGAGCGTGACCTCTGCCGGATCTAAGCCGATATTGCGCGGGCCGAAGGCGACTTCTTCTTCGACGGTTGCGGCGAAGAGCTGATGGTCAGGGTTTTGGAACACATAGCTGACCTCCTGCGCTACGCGGTGAAGCGGCAAACGGGCAAGCTCTTCACCCCTGAGCAACACGCGCCCTTGGGTAGGCGACAGCAAGCCGCTCACAATTTTTGCCAACGTCGTCTTTCCCGAGCCGTTCTGTCCCAACAGCGCAATAAACTCGCCTTCGGCTATCGAGAGTGTCGCATTCGTGACCACCGGAGCGCCACCTGGATAGCTGTGCGAGACTGCCTCGACCTGGAGCAGCGGAGCCGCAGCCTGCTGCTCGGATGAAAGGCGGTTTGGTAGGGGCGGCTCGCCGAGCCGCCCGTGGATCTCGTGGAAAAGCGAAGTCGCCGCTTCTACATTTCGGGGAAAGGCATCCACCGCGAACGCGGCACAGATCCGGTCCAAGTCTCGTGGACGCACCCCGTATCGAGTCAGGAGGTCGGTTTGTGGCAGCAGCCGTTCTGGACGATCCGCTGCTATCACTTGCCCTTCGGAGAGCAACACAACCCAGTCGGCATCCACGGCGGCGGACAATTCGTGCTCCACCAGCACCAAGGTATAGCCTTCGGTGCGCATACGACTCAGGAGCGAGAAAATCTCTTGCCGGCCTTGGGGATCGAGATCCGTCGTGGGTTCGTCGAGCGCCAGCACTTGCGGGCGCAGCGCTAACATGGCGGCGATGGCAAGGCGTTGTTTCTGTCCGCCAGAAAGAGTCGTGGGGTCGCGGGACTCAAACCCCGCAAGACCCACCACCGCGAGCACCGCGTCGAGCCGTTCCTGCATCTCTGCGGGAGCGACGCCGAGTTGTTCCATGCCAAAGATGACTTCGTCACGTACCGTCGTGGAAAACAGTTGCGCCTCGAAATCCTGGAACACGACGCCAATGGTGCCGGCGAGTTCTCCGACCCGGGCCTGGAGCAGATGACGGCCGAACAGCCACACTTCTCCGGTGAATTCCCCGGCTTGAAAAGCTGGAATGACGCGATTCAGGCATTTGACCAGGGTAGATTTTCCCGCTCCAGAAGCACCGATAACGACGACCAGCTCGCCCGGTTGTACACGCAGGGAGACCTCGCGCAGCGCCTGTGTCGATGCTTCGGCATAGGTGAAAGAGACCTGCTCCAAGCGCAGAGCGTCGGTGGGAGAGGGGGAAAAAACGGAGCCGTAGTTTTCCATGAATGACCCTGAGCCACTCGTCTACAAAAGCGCGAGCCCGGTAATCGCCAGCACCAGAAATGGCACCAGCCCCAGACCCACCTCGGCTGATTTGTTTTGCGTCTCCCACCCCAGCGAGACCAGCAACGAGGGCGTCCAGTAACCGCTCGCTAACAGGTTACCAGCGATCATGCCTCCGACGGCAGCACAGGTCAAAAGCGCTAAACCAGCGCAACGTACAGCGCGCGGTTTGGTCGGACGTGCTGGCAGCAGATGATGATATAGCAACCGACCCCGAGCCACGCGGGGATAAATCACGGCCAGCAGCAAAGGGGCAAACAGCATCGACGAGACGAAATTATTGAACAGCACGAGGTTACCTAACACGGAGAAAGGAACGAAGCCCAGCAAGTTCAGACCCCAGCCGACGACCATCGCGCACAGCGCGCTCGAGAGAAAAATTGTGAAAGCGAACCGTGCCCAAGCGGCGAATGTTTTCGGTGTCGGCGGCTCAGAACCGCCAATAAGTTCCCAAATTTTGTAGGGAGCCATCCCGTAGAGAAAATTGGCGGTACAGCCGAAGAAGTCTCCAGGACCCATGCCGCCGAAAAATTCACCGATGAGATTGCCGATCGCTGCCCCCCAGGCCGCAGCGGGACCGAACAAGAACGAACAGATCACCGGCACGGCATTCGCCGGACGCAACTCGGCGACACCGGGAATAATAGGCAAAACCTTAAAAGGAATCAGCACTGCGGCATACAACGAGGCGCAGATGGCGGTAAACACAACGAGACGAGTATTCTCCCACATGGCAAAACCCAGCCCCGACCTACCACAAGCCCACGGGGTCGGCAATTGCTTTTGTCGGGGCGGCCCTCTGTGGCCGCCCGATTCTTGGGCTTTTTCCCAGTGTTGCGATTTTGGGTCCCTTCTCCCCTAGAAGGAGAAGGTCCAATACTGTTCGGCACTCGTTATGCAGACACGCTGGTGGGTCCTCTCTCCCCTGGCGGGAGAGAGTCAGAGAGAGGGGGCAGCGCAAAGGAGCACAGCGGATTGGGTCTGACACCCTCTCCCTCGCCCTCTCCCATCGAGGGAGAGGGGAAAACCAAGCGCCCCCTCAACCACGGCAAAATTCGAGCCGAACACTATTGGAGAAGGTCAGGATGAGGGGGCAACAGTTGCGTGGAACCTAGCGGCTTCCTGTACCGCCGCAGAAGTGATGAGTCCTCGGTACTCTTGCGCGATCTGTTCAGGAGTGAATCCTGCTTGGAGCAGTTCCAAGGCATCGGAGACGAGAATGCGGGAACCCTTAAAAATCAACCGTCCGCTGCACAGGCGGGTATCTATTGCCAGATGCTGTCCAATTTCAAGCCGAGCCATGATGGATTCTCCCTAGGAGAAAAATACGATACGCCGTCTGAGAGCACAAGCGAGGGAGGAACAGCGCTCTCTGGTAGTGGTGCAGTTTCGTGGTGTAGGGGCGCTGCTTGCAGCGCCCGTCTTCGGACAGGGCAAGCCCTGCCCCTACTCCAGCATCATGGTAAGAGCCTATCCAGATAACGGTGAAACGTGTCATGTTGAGCCCTTCGACTACGCTCAGGATAAACTCCGCGAGACATCTTTCTTGGGCGGGTCAAGCAAGATTCTTCGATGCGCTCAACATGACAGAATCGGGCGATAAGTGCCTGGAAACCCTCCGAAGTCTCGTTCGTTTGTGGCAAGACCCTGAGGCATTACGCGCCATGAAAGAAGCAAACGAGCAGGTCAAAGCTGGGCAGGTACTGCGGTTGAAAGGAGCACCCACGATCGCGGAGATCCTCCAGGCTGCGCGCGCTCAGTGACTGCTCCGTGGATGAATTTTCTTTTTCGCCCCGATTCCTTCCACCAGGGGCACGTTGAAAAGAATGGGAAAATCCTCTAGCGTTAGCCCGCATGTTAGGACGCACTCTACTCCCCATCGTTGGAGCAGCCCTCCTGCTCCTGAGCGGCTGCATCTCGGTCGAGAAACGCCCTTCCGCAAAAGAGTACTACACGACAGCGAACGAGGCCTATGCCAAGGGAGAATTCACCAGCGCGGTGGACAATTACCGCGATCTTCTCGACCATTATCCGCTCAATCCCTACGCCGAAGAGGCTCAGCTCAAGATCTCTTACTCCTACTATATCGAGAAGAAATACGCGGAATCGGTGGCCGCGTTTAACGATTTCGAGCGCGCCTACCCGACCAGCATGCATTTGCCCTTCGTCGAGTATTATCGCGGCATGTGCTACCTGGAGCAAATGCGCTCCATCGACCGCGATCAGAGTGTCACGGAAAAAGCCCACGACCGCTTCCGCGCGGTGACGGATCGTTTTCCTGAAAGCTCCTTTGCCCCGTTGGCGGAGAAAAAGGTCCGGATTTGTCGGGAGGCCATGGCTGCGCATGAATTGCTGGTAGCCAACTTTTACGACGGCTACGACAATGTCCTAGCGGCAAAAACGCGGCTGCGTGCACTGATCGAGAATTATCCAGAAACCGATTCCACCCCCGAAGCCCTCGGCAAGCTCGAAGCACTGCTGATTGAAGACGAGAAACCCGATTTGGCGAAACTTGCCGCGCAAGCGCGTGCTTTGCGGATTGCCGCGAAACCCCCGCAAGGAGACGACACGGAGAATGCGCCGAGTACACAAACCATCCTGGAACCTGTGGTCGATCCTCTGCTCACGCTGGTCACTGAGCTGAAGAAGCAAGAAGACGAGGTCCGCAAGCGCATGCGCGAGGCGATTCTCGCCGATACGACTAAAGCCAAAGAGCAAGCCGAGCAGCTCAAAAAAGCGGATCAAGAAAAGGCGGACAGGGAAGAGGAATAGGCATGGAGACGGCTGTACGCACCGTCTCTCCCCTCATTCGTGCCGGACGAGTTTTAGTTGTTGGGGTGGGCGGGCTCGGTTCCCCTGTGGCGCTCGCTCTCGCTCAAGCGGGAGTCGGGACAATCGGCCTCATCGATCCGGATGTGGTCGAGCTTTCCAACCTGCAACGGCAGATCCTCCATCACACCCCAGACCTCGGTCGCCCCAAAGTTGTGTCGGCGCGCGAGAAGTTGATCCGCATCGACCCCGCGATTGAGGTTGCTGTGTACCATGGCCGCTTGCACGCCGGGAACTTAGCCACGCTTTTCCACACCTACGACTTCGTTATCGATGCGACCGATGGAGTCGCCACCAAGTTCCTCATTAACGATGGCGCTGTGCTGCTGAAAAAGCCGTTTTCCTACGGCGGCATCGTGCAATTTGCCGGGCAAACGCTGACCGTGCTCCCCGGGAAAACCGCCTGTTTACGCTGCTTGTTTCCCACGATTCCTTCAGGAGACGAGGTGCCTACCTGCCAAGAAGCCGGCATCATTGGTAGTCTCGCCGGTAGCCTGGGATTTGTCCAGGCAATGGAAGCAGTGAAATATCTTTCCAGAGAAGGCGTCTTGCTCACCGACCGACTGCTCACTTATGATGCCTCGGCCTCGCGGTGGCGGACGATTGTGGTCAAACGGAATCCGCGCTGTCCTCTATGCAGCGACGTGCCGTCGATTACCAGCCTTGAGCAAGCCGGTGGCGCTGCGGAAGAAAACTGTGCCGTTGCCTGAGTGCCCGCGCCAGATGCACGAGCCAGTGCGAGAGTAAGGAGTTCTTATGAGTACGATTACTGGGTTGACCTGCCGAGAATGCGGACAGGAGTATCCGATCGCGCCGTTGCATGTCTGCGAGACGTGTTTCGGGCCGCTCGAAGTCGTGTACGACTACGACAGCATTCGCCAGCAATTGACGCGGCAAGTGATTGAATCTCGGCCTCATTCCTTGTGGCGTTACCGCGAACTCCTCCCGGTGTCCGGCGAACCCACTGTCGGGCTGCACAGCGGCTTCACACCCTTGGTCAAAGCCGATCGTTTGGCGGCGTATTTTGGCGTGAAGGAACTCTATGTCAAGGATGACTCCGTCAATCATCCTACCTTCTCTTATAAAGACCGTGTCGTTGCCGTGGCCATTTCCAAGGCGATAGAGTTCGGTTTCGATACGGTGTCCTGCGCCTCGACAGGCAACCTGGCAAATTCGGTTTCTGCCCATGCTGCACGCGCCGGGCTCCGTTGCCTCATTTTCATTCCTGCCGATCTCGAACAAGGCAAAATCATCGGCTCAACCATTTATGGACCACGCGCGGTCAGCATTCGTGGGAACTACGACGATGTGAATCGCCTGTGCAGCGAGATCGCGGATAAGTATGGCTGGGCGTTCGTCAATATCAACCTTCGGCCCTACTATACCGAAGGGGCGAAGACCTACGGGTTCGAGATCGCGGAACAACTCGGGTGGCGTTTGCCGCAACACGTGATCGTGCCAACTGCGGGCGGTACGATTCTGCCCAAAGTCGCCAAGGCGTTCGAGGAGCTGAAAAAAGTCGGCTTAATCGAGGGATCGGTGCGTCCGAAAATTTACACCGCGCAGGCTGCCGGATGCGCGCCGGTGATTCACGCCTTGCATAAAGGCTCCGATTTAATCGTACCGGTCAAGCCCAACACCATCGCCAAATCGATCGCCATCGGCAATCCGGCGGACGGCTACTACGTCTTGCGTGCCGTGCGCGATTCTGGTGGGTGGGGCGAGGCGGTCACGGATGCGGAAATCGTGGAAGGCATCCGGATCTTGGCGCGAACCGAGGGGATTTTCACGGAACCCGCCGGTGGGACGACCGTGGCGGTCACCAAGAAATTGATCGAGCAAGGACGTATTCCGCGCAACGAGTCCATCGTCGTCTGTATTACCGGTAACGGCTACAAAACGATTGAGGCTGTCGTCAATGACGTTGAGCGTCCGTTCGAGATCAATGCCCGGTTACAGGAATTTGACGAGTTGTACCGATCGCTCGCTCCTGCGGCGACGCCGGCGCTTGGTGCGTCGGAGCTGCACTGATGGAGACGGCCATTGGGGATGCCAAGGCAACCGTTCTTGAGCGGTCTTCAGCTTCGGATCATGGGTGGTTGCCAGAGAAAAGGAAAATCGCCACAGTAGAGACGATTTCGCTTGAGGAGGGACAAGGCATGAGTGTTCGTGTGCGGGTGCCCACCCCGCTGCGCCGCTTTACTGGCGGCGCTGAAGAGGTCAGCGTTGCCGGAACGACCGTGGCGACGCTGGTGGAAGATTTAGAAAAACATCACCCTGGCATCAAAGAGCGTATCTGCGATGGCGAGGGCAAAGTCCGTCGTTTCGTCAATATTTTTGTGAATGGCGATGACATCCGCTTCCTCGATAACCTGGAAACGGCGCTCAAAGACGGCGATGAAGTCTCCATCGTCCCGGCGATTGCCGGAGGATGACGCATGTCGTTACTGCCGGCACGGGGAGAGGGCTTTCCTCCGTCGCAACCGTTACGAGTCCCCTCAGTGTTGCACCTCATCGGCAACACGCCCCTGCTGGAAATTACTATCATGACGCGCGGCCTCTCGCCGCGCGTTCGTGTTTTCGCCAAGCTGGAAGGCTTTAATCCCGGGGGTTCGGTCAAAGACCGTCCAGCGCTGTTTATGATTGAAGAGGGGTTAGATTCTGGCGCGCTCCAGCCAGGCAAGATTATTCTCGATTCTACCTCCGGCAACACCGGGATTGCACTCGCGCTAGTCGGAGCCGTGCTCGGGTATCCGGTCGAGTTAGTCATGCCCGCCAATGTGAGCATCGAGCGGAAGAAAATTATCCTCGCCTATGGGGCCAAGATCACGTTCAGCAGCGAATTCGAAGGGTCCGACGGTGCGATCCGCCTCTGTCGGCAAATTCTGTACGACTCTCCCGAACGTTACTTCAAACCCGATCAGTATTTCAACCCAGCGAACCCGCTTGCCCATTATCACACCACTGGCCCGGAGATTTGGCTGCAAACGCAAGGACAAGTGACGCACTTTATCGCCGGCATTGGCACTGGCGGCACGGTGATGGGAACCGGCAGGTTCCTCAAGGAGCGCAATCCGCGCGTGCAAGTCATCGCCGTGGAGCCGGACGATGCCTTCCATGGCTTGGAAGGGCTGAAGCATATGGCGAGTTCCATCGTCCCCGGTATCTATCATGAGCAAGAACTCGACCGTAAGATTCCGGTGGCGACCGAGGATGCCTACGAGACGGTCTACCATCTAGGGAAAGAAGAAGGGGTGTTGGTCGGGCAATCTTCTGGTGCCGCCTTATGGGCTGCGCTCAAGGTTGCCAGAGAAATCGATGAGGGAATTGTGGTGACGATCTTCCCAGACTTTGGCGATAAATACCTGAGCACCACGCTCTGGAGCGGGTGGCCCGATTTCCACCGACGCTACCGAGCCCGGCGAGAATCTGTTGTCGAGGAGGAAAAAGTATGAGCGAGAAATTCTATCTCACGTACCCTCCATTGCTGGTCAAAGAGCCCATCCTTTATCTATTGGCGAAAAAATTTAATGTCGTCACGAACATACGCGGGGCGAACATTTCCAACGACATGGGTTTACTCGCCCTTGAGATCGAAGGCTCCCAGGAGGAAATTGACCAGTCGGTCTCTTGGCTGCGCGAGCAAGGCGTCACCGTGGAGCCCATCGAAAAGAATGTGATCGAGTAGTCGATGCTTTCCGACGAGCAGATCGAACGTTACAGTCGTCAGATCATTCTCCCGCAAGTTGGTGGCAAAGGCCAAGAGCAGCTCTTGTCCGCGAAAGTCCTCGTGCATGCGAACGGCTCCTTACACGCCTCGACCTTGCACTACCTTGCTGCGGCGGGGGTGGGCACCCTCGGGGTCTTCGGCGATGCACGTGATAAAATCCTGACCTCTCTTGCCTCTTCCCAAGACACGAATAGCGCCAGTGTCCTGACTCGATTGAACCCTGATTGCACAATCGTCGTACACCAGCCGGACGCTTTGCTCTCGCCTCGCCGCCTCGTGGAGGAATACGATGTTGTCATTGCCGACTCGGCAGTACTGCACGACGCCTGCTGGCAGGCGTGCCGCCCCTTCGTGTACGCCTCGTTTGCCGACGACGATGCTTGGCTCGCAGTCTTTCGCGGGTATGAGGAGGGGGAACCGTGCCTTCACTGTGAACCCCGGGCTCTTGCTGCACTTGCAAACGCCTCTGCGCTTGCGCCGATTGCCACCTTGTTCATAGGGGCGCAGCTTGCCACCGAAGCGGTGAAGCATCTTCTTGGGGTCCCACGCTCGCAGACAACCCGTCGTCTCCGTTTTCACTTTCCTACATTCCAGTGCCAAATGGAGGTCATAAAAAAAGCTCCTCTTTGTCCAGAGTGTGGTCCGGGGTGTGGACCTAGCGTTCGCAACTGAACGCCAGCCGGATGAGTCCTGTCTACGGCGAAGAAGCAGTTGCAAAGGGATTGTTTGCACTCTTACGAGAGTGTAGGATCGTGCCTTTATTCTTTCTTGAAGGAGCCAGCACGCATGGAGAAAGGTGTTACCCTCTGGTTTACCGGGCTTTCGGGCTCGGGAAAATCGACGATTGCCAATGCCCTGACCCCTCGGCTCAAAGCCCTGGGCAAGCGAGTCGAGATCCTCGATGGAGATGAAGTCCGCACTAACCTCAGTAAAGGATTAGGTTTCAGCAAAGAAGACCGTGACACCAATATCCGTCGCATTGGTTATGTCGCGCAACTGCTTACGCGCAACGGGGCTGTGGTGATTACTGCGGCGATCTCCCCGTATCGTGCGATTCGTGACGAAGTCCGCGCTCGCACTGGCGATTTTGTCGAGGTCTATGCCAAATGTCCGCTGGATGCGTTGGTCGCCCGCGATGTGAAAGGGCTGTACAAAAAAGCGCTTGCCGGCGAGATCAAGGAATTTACTGGCGTCTCCGACCCGTACGAGGAACCCCTCCACCCTGAAATCGTTGTCGAGACTGACCGCGAGACCGTCGAAGAAAGCGTCAACAAAGTACTCGCTCGGCTGGCGGAGCTGGGATATCTGCCCTCGGATGCGACATCTCCTATTGCCCCGCACGGTGGGCAACTGGTGAATCGCTTGGTGACTGGCGTGCGCCGAGACCAACTCTTAGAGCAGGCGCGTTCTCTGCCCATCGTCCAATTGGACGAACGCGCGCAGAGCGATGTGGAAATGATTGCCGTCGGGGCGTTTTCGCCGTTGCGTGGGTTCTTGGGCGAAGATGATTATCGATCCGTCGTCGATGATATGCGGTTGGCGAACGGGTTGCCATGGTCAATTCCGATTTCGCTCCAAGTGTCGCGTGAGCAAGCCGGGAAGCTTAAAGAAGGATCCGAAGTCGCTTTGACCGATGAGCGTGGCATGGTCTTAGCCATCTTAGACTTGGCGGAACTCTACTCGCCGGATCGTCAAGAAGAAGCGCGGCTTGTGTATGGCACGACGGAGAGTGCTCATCCCGGTGTTGCTGCCATGTTGCAGGGCGGCGAGGTCTATCTTGGCGGTGAGATTCGGGTCGTGAATCGACCGGATACGGTGGCGTTCCCCGCATATCATCGCGACCCGGCACAGACACGGGCCTTATTTCGTGAACGCGGCTGGCGCACAGTCGTTGGCTTCCAGACCCGGAACCCTATTCATCGCGCCCATGAATACATCACCAAGGGCGCTCTAGAAATCGTCGACGGCTTGCTCTTGCACCCTCTTGTTGGCAAGACGAAAGGCGACGATATCCCCGCCGATGTGCGCATGCGGTGCTACGAAGTGTTGATGGAGCATTACTATCCGCAAGACCGCGTGCTCCTGTCCGTCTATCCGGCCGCCATGCGCTACGCCGGTCCGCGCGAAGCGATTTTCCACGCGTTGGCTCGCAAAAATTACGGGTGCACGCACTTCATTGTCGGACGCGATCATGCCGGCGTCGGCAATTACTACGGTACCTACGACGCGCAAAAACTCTTCGACGAGTTTCAACCGGGCGAGCTGGGCATTCAGCCGTTAAAGTTCGAAAACGCTTTCTACTCGAAAGTGACCGGGCAGATGGCGACGGCCAAGACGGCTCCCGGTGGGCCGGACACGCAGGTGAATCTCTCTGGTACGAAAGTTCGCGAGCTGCTCAGTCAAGGACAATTGCCTCCGCCCGAGTTTTCGCGTCCGGAAGTCGCGAATATCCTGATTGAATCGATGAAGAAGTAACGCGGTCACTGCCTGGGGTGCCGTCGATGACATCTCAGGCGGGTCCGCTCTGGTGAGGCTATTCGTCGGTGGCCGCGCCGATACGAATGATGAGCGTGCCGTCTTGATGGCGTCGCCCGCCAAAGAAAAGCGTGCCGTGATTTTTGATGGAAAGGGCGGTTTTCATGAGGGGTACCGGCGGCGTTCCCTCCATAATCATGACTTGCAGCGCGATACGTTCAGCGGCGAACTGTTTCGGCACGACTTGGAGAACACGTCCTCCGGGTAATGAGAAATCGACTTGATTGCCCCACTCGACCTTGCGCCGCTCTTCTTGCATCAACCGGTAGGAATTGTAGTGGGTGCCGCTCACCTGCCGCCAAATCTCTTCGAGCCTAGTATCGAAGTAAGGTGAGGCGTTAGAAGCGAGAACCGTCTCGATACGGAGTTCCACCATGTCGCCAGCGCAAGCCACTGTCGCCCCTAAGAGGGCACCAGCCACGCAGGAGAACAGCAGTGGAGCACTCTTCATTGCAGCTCTTCCTTGCTTTCGTCTCCCACCCAGATCACTGTTGCGTTCTGCGTCGGTTCGTTCCACACCAGCACGGGATTGGAAGTCGATAACGACTCGATACGAGCTTGGTCATTTTCGGCCACCGGGCTTTTGGCTATCGGCTCTTGTGAAGGGGACGGCCACAGCACCAGCGTCGCTCCGACAATGAGGACGACGACGGCAGTTGCCCAAGCCGGGGTTTGCCACGACCAAGAGGCCAGCCACGACTCTCGCCAGAATCGCAAACGCGCCCACCAGAAAGGCGGTTGCCGAGAGAGCTTACTCTCCACTCCTTGCCAAAAGCCGGAAAAATCGATGTCGTCGATGTGCTCGTCGATCGTTTGACGGAGCAGCTCTTGGCTGTGATTGAGCAGCGTTATCGTGCGTGAACACATC
Protein-coding sequences here:
- the sat gene encoding sulfate adenylyltransferase encodes the protein MEKGVTLWFTGLSGSGKSTIANALTPRLKALGKRVEILDGDEVRTNLSKGLGFSKEDRDTNIRRIGYVAQLLTRNGAVVITAAISPYRAIRDEVRARTGDFVEVYAKCPLDALVARDVKGLYKKALAGEIKEFTGVSDPYEEPLHPEIVVETDRETVEESVNKVLARLAELGYLPSDATSPIAPHGGQLVNRLVTGVRRDQLLEQARSLPIVQLDERAQSDVEMIAVGAFSPLRGFLGEDDYRSVVDDMRLANGLPWSIPISLQVSREQAGKLKEGSEVALTDERGMVLAILDLAELYSPDRQEEARLVYGTTESAHPGVAAMLQGGEVYLGGEIRVVNRPDTVAFPAYHRDPAQTRALFRERGWRTVVGFQTRNPIHRAHEYITKGALEIVDGLLLHPLVGKTKGDDIPADVRMRCYEVLMEHYYPQDRVLLSVYPAAMRYAGPREAIFHALARKNYGCTHFIVGRDHAGVGNYYGTYDAQKLFDEFQPGELGIQPLKFENAFYSKVTGQMATAKTAPGGPDTQVNLSGTKVRELLSQGQLPPPEFSRPEVANILIESMKK
- a CDS encoding zf-HC2 domain-containing protein, giving the protein MTFVSHDLPPLPLLCFFHASPHRSAQPIPTSPTLMIACAHAQRLLPLLYDGELDSPLRRELSRHVADCSMCSRTITLLNHSQELLRQTIDEHIDDIDFSGFWQGVESKLSRQPPFWWARLRFWRESWLASWSWQTPAWATAVVVLIVGATLVLWPSPSQEPIAKSPVAENDQARIESLSTSNPVLVWNEPTQNATVIWVGDESKEELQ
- a CDS encoding cysteine synthase — translated: MSLLPARGEGFPPSQPLRVPSVLHLIGNTPLLEITIMTRGLSPRVRVFAKLEGFNPGGSVKDRPALFMIEEGLDSGALQPGKIILDSTSGNTGIALALVGAVLGYPVELVMPANVSIERKKIILAYGAKITFSSEFEGSDGAIRLCRQILYDSPERYFKPDQYFNPANPLAHYHTTGPEIWLQTQGQVTHFIAGIGTGGTVMGTGRFLKERNPRVQVIAVEPDDAFHGLEGLKHMASSIVPGIYHEQELDRKIPVATEDAYETVYHLGKEEGVLVGQSSGAALWAALKVAREIDEGIVVTIFPDFGDKYLSTTLWSGWPDFHRRYRARRESVVEEEKV
- a CDS encoding NIL domain-containing protein, which gives rise to MSEKFYLTYPPLLVKEPILYLLAKKFNVVTNIRGANISNDMGLLALEIEGSQEEIDQSVSWLREQGVTVEPIEKNVIE